Proteins encoded in a region of the Esox lucius isolate fEsoLuc1 chromosome 9, fEsoLuc1.pri, whole genome shotgun sequence genome:
- the LOC109614657 gene encoding zinc finger protein 501-like, with translation MSSLNCSPPAKQEVCWPEKTGLVKEEVEEEDLTVKIEVDITVKDEQVSLTEEEAFGVKEEDVTVKEANVTVEKDISVKGEDVFRLKEEFVTVKKEDGDKKVKKEEGERIVKDKESEEAFGVNEERIYTLELEDAGHRINTRERPDSEEPEPDSSHPARHHCSQCEKSFNWLGHMKRHEKIHTGEKPYDCFQCGKSFSLLEYLKLHEKIHSGERPYQCSQCGKNYIQSSHLKAHERTHTGEKPFHCSQCEKCFTSSGTLKSHKRTHSGERPYQCSQCGKRFFRSGELKIHVRIHTGERPFQCSLCGKRFNRSGELKKHERKHSGEKHFKCSHCGKPFFRSAELIIHERTHTGEKPFHCSQCGKSFNQLGTLKKHERIHTGEKPYKCSQCEKRFAQLGTLKSHERIHTGEKPFHCPQCEKSFSSSGYLKSHKRTHSGEKLFPCTQCGKNFNVLGSLKTHERIHTGEKPYKCSKCGKRFTQSGTLKSHERIHTGENML, from the exons ATGAGTTCTCTAAACTGCTCCCCTCCTGCTAAACAAGAGGTCTGCTGGCCCGAGAAGACAGGTCTCGTGAAAGAGGAGGTTGAAGAAGAGGATTTAACAGTTAAAATAGAAGTAGATATTACAGTGAAAGACGAACAAGTTTCGTTAACAGAAGAGGAAGCTTTCGGGGTGAAAGAGGAGGATGTTACTGTGAAAGAGGCTAATGTTACCGTGGAAAAAGACATTTCTGTTAAAGGAGAGGACGTTTTTAGATTAAAAGAAGAGTTTGTTACGGTCAAAAAAGAGGATGGAgataaaaaagttaaaaaggaggagggggagaggattGTTAAGGATAAAGAATCTGAAGAGGCTTTTGGCGTGAATGAGGAGAGGATATACACTTTGGAACTGGAAGATGCGGGACATCGCATCAATACCA GAGAAAGACCAGATTCAGAGGAACCAGAGCCTGACTCATCCCACCCTGCAAGACATCACTGCTCCCAGTGTGAAAAGAGCTTTAACTGGTTAGGGCACATGAAAAGGCATGAGAAAATCCACACTGGAGAAAAGCCATATGACTGCTTTcagtgtgggaagagtttttcCTTATTAGAGTACCTGAAATTACATGAAAAAATACACTCTGGAGAGCGGCCTTACCAATGCTCTCAGTGTGGAAAGAATTATATTCAGTCATCACATCTCAAAGCGCAtgagaggacacacacaggagagaaaccttttCATTGCTCCCAGTGTGAAAAGTGTTTTACCTCTTCAGGAACCCTGAAATCACATAAGAGAACACACTCTGGAGAGAGGCCTTACCAATGCTCTCAGTGTGGAAAGAGATTTTTCAGATCAGGGGAATTGAAAATTCATGTAAgaatacacacaggagagaggCCTTTCCAGTGCTCTTTGTGTGGTAAGAGATTTAACCGATCAGGGGAACtgaaaaaacatgaaagaaaacactcaggcgagaaacattttaaatgctctCATTGCGGAAAGCCATTTTTCCGATCAGCCGAATTGATAATACATgaaaggacacacacaggagagaagccttttcACTGTTCTCAGTGTGGTAAGAGTTTTAACCAGTTAGGGACTCTGAAAAAACATGAGAGAATACATACAGGGGAAAAGCCCTACAAATGCTCCCAATGTGAAAAGAGATTTGCCCAGTTAGGGACTCTAAAATCACATGAGAgaatacacacaggagagaagcctttccACTGCCCCCAGTGTGAAAAGAGTTTTTCCTCATCAGGGTACCTAAAATCACACAAGAGGACACACTCTGGGGAGAAGCTTTTCCCGTGTACTCAGTGTGGAAAGAATTTTAATGTATTAGGGAGTCTGAAAACACATGAGAGAATacacacaggggagaaacctTACAAATGTTCCAAGTGTGGGAAGCGCTTTACTCAATCTGGAACCCTGAAATCTCATGAGAGaatacacacaggagaaaatATGTTGTAG
- the LOC105007168 gene encoding zinc finger MYM-type protein 1-like, whose translation MSSLNCSQPVKEVCWKSEALVKVETNEQSVTIKKEAQGEEITVKDEVCSVKEEDFSVKEEDVSAKDDVSVKQEKHVSVNEVGGLTVNEVEDTLMVKEPRLSPPNSVDSLLKTQFERLTLRQKLDIKQMGPDKPDIWIQQTSKDRGKKYTRNFSSAWYERKSWLCGCPIRNSVFCFPCLLFRSSVSGQAATLWTETGMSDLKHFAERVKKHDMSKSHLECLFKLTMLGKAKLATQLEEGYHANIRKHNLEVDKNRHILSKVLDCLKFCGAFELALKGHDEAKDSDPGVFRGLVDFMGSLDSAMKDHLEATTVFKGTSKTVQNELLDCMLATVQAHIVQELRNAAFVSIIVDETTDITTHCQLVIIYRYVDATNTLQERFFSFIKLEGGSNAEAVSRALLENLGLIFPDQAAGKEKLIAQTCDWTSLMCRSTAGVGKIIQDEYPNAHFLHCYAQQLCLVMQKAASAVQRARVFFSDLSGFSTFFWQSQKRIDVLNRTVTSRLPRAPQTRLNFQSRPVNVVFEHKDHLLECFQTIQSSEDFDNITIREATGFVRMLQDKEFLFFLELFHHIMRLVDILSAQLDDRHIEASQAQEAVKDFTNAVSRVRDSVPSLCVKYSDAETRIVGDRQQQAYEVCDRIILNTNDRFTFTHHLTGATLLESDCFPDYAKVFPTEALAKTAEAYPTLNKARLQTELSLMYDSPDFRWSKSALALFKFMLENNLQEVFSETVKLLRILITTPMTTSESDRCFSTLRRVRTFLGSTVSKDRLHALAMLSTEKKLTREIPDFNKKVIEKFSLLKNRRAKFVYK comes from the exons ATGAGCTCATTAAACTGTTCTCAACCAGTTAAAGAGGTCTGCTGGAAGAGTGAAGCTCTCGTGAAAGTGGAAACGAACGAGCAGTCTGTCACCATTAAAAAAGAAGCACAGGGTGAGGAAATTACTGTGAAAGATGAAGTGTGTTCAGTGAAAGAGGAAGACTTCTCAGTGAAAGAGGAAGACGTTTCTGCCAAAGAtgatgtctctgtaaagcaagaaaaacatgtttcGGTGAATGAAGTGGGGGGGCTCACTGTGAACGAGGTGGAAGACACTTTAATGGTGAAAGAGCCACGTTTGTCACCACCGAACAGTGTAGATTcacttttaaaaacacagtttGAAAGGCTGACCCTTCGACAGAAGTTAGACATAAAGCAGATGGGACCGGATAAACCAGACATTTGGATCCAACAGACATCAAAGGACAGAGGAAAGAAGTATACTCGTAACTTTTCGAGTGCCTGGTACGAAAGAAAGTCATGGTTATGCGGCTGTCCCATTCGGaacagtgtgttttgttttccgtGCCTTTTGTTCCGTTCATCAGTTAGCGGACAGGCTGCCACATTGTGGACGGAAACAGGCATGAGTGACCTAAAACACTTTGCCGAGCGAGTGAAGAAACACGACATGAGTAAATCTCACTTGGAGTGCTTATTCAAGCTAACCATGCTAGGCAAGGCTAAGTTGGCAACACAATTAGAAGAAGGATACCATGCTAACATACGCAAACACAACCTCGAAGTTGACAAGAACCGGCACATCTTATCTAAGGTATTGGACTGTCTCAAATTCTGTGGAGCTTTTGAGTTGGCACTCAAGGGACATGACGAAGCCAAAGACTCAGACCCGGGGGTGTTTAGGGGACTCGTCGATTTCATGGGATCGCTAGACAGTGCAATGAAAGACCACTTGGAAGCCACTACAGTGTTTAAAGGCACGTCCAAGACGGTACAGAACGAGCTTCTGGATTGCATGCTAGCCACCGTGCAAGCGCACATCGTGCAAGAGTTGCGGAACGCCGCCTTTGTGTCCATAATTGTGGATGAGACGACAGACATCACGACACACTGTCAGCTGGTCATTATTTACCGCTACGTTGATGCTACAAACACGCTGCAAGAGCGATTTTTCTCCTTTATCAAACTTGAAGGAGGTTCTAATGCGGAGGCTGTCAGCAGGGCTCTCTTGGAAAACCTAGGCTTGATTTTTCCAGATCAAGCCGCAGGCAAGGAAAAACTAATTGCTCAAACATGTGACTGGACGAGCTTGATGTGCAGGTCAACTGCTGGCGTCGGGAAAATAATTCAGGATGAATACCCAAACGCTCACTTTCTACACTGTTATGCGCAGCAGCTCTGTCTTGTGATGCAAAAAGCAGCATCGGCTGTTCAACGGGCACGTGTGTTCTTTTCTGATTTAAGCGGGTTCTCAACCTTCTTCTGGCAGTCCCAGAAGAGAATTGATGTGCTGAACAGAACTGTTACAAGTAGACTCCCCCGTGCCCCGCAGACCCGTTTGAATTTCCAGAGCCGTCCCGTAAATGTGGTGTTTGAACACAAGGACCACCTGTTGGAGTGCTTTCAAACCATTCAATCGTCCGAGGACTTTGATAACATCACAATCAGAGAGGCAACAGGATTTGTGAGAATGTTACAGGACAAAGAGTTCCTGTTTTTCCTTGAATTGTTCCATCACATAATGCGCCTGGTGGACATTCTTTCTGCACAGCTGGATGATAGACACATTGAAGCTTCGCAAGCGCAGGAGGCCGTCAAAGACTTCACCAATGCCGTGTCCCGGGTGCGTGATTCGGTGCCCTCGCTCTGTGTCAAGTACTCTGACGCTGAAACCAGAATTGTTGGTGACCGGCAACAACAGGCATACGAG GTTTGTGACAGAATTATTCTAAACACAAACGACCGCTTCACATTCACCCACCACCTGACTGGAGCCACCTTACTGGAAAGTGATTGTTTCCCTGACTACGCCAAGGTCTTCCCAACTGAAGCGCTGGCGAAAACGGCAGAAGCCTATCCCACGCTGAACAAAGCCAGGCTACAGACAGAGCTCTCACTAATGTACGACAGCCCCGACTTCCGGTGGTCCAAGAGCGCCCTGGCTCTGTTCAAGTTCATGTTGGAGAACAACTTGCAGGAGGTGTTTTCAGAGACCGTGAAGCTGCTCCGCATTCTTATAACAACGCCAATGACCACGTCAGAGTCCGACCGGTGTTTCTCCACTCTCAGGAGAGTGAGGACGTTTCTGGGGAGCACAGTGTCAAAGGACCGACTGCATGCTCTCGCAATGCTGTCCACTGAAAAAAAACTCACTAGAGAAATACCCGACTTCAACAAAAAAGTCATAGAGAAGTTTTCCCTCCTCAAAAACCGAAGGGCGAAGTTTGTTTATAAGTAA
- the LOC105007165 gene encoding zinc finger protein 2 homolog, protein MSSQQYRAIALKQAWTEGEAFVKEKERRIVTVKKEVDGETLRVIKREDAPLKEEDSFGVKEEDEEITVTLKEEELTKDPTNYMKEEDINVTVREEEDVFGVKEEGEITVTLEEDDQEDIVTAEEDINVTVREEEDVFGVKEEGEITVTLEDDDQDIENRSKPGSYNGPSFTASTNSKQGRPKPCCTKNVLKSNKLIKQTKLYPCSRCNKSFSQSVELRSHQRSHCGEKPYKCSQCGEGFTQLGSLNRHQRIHTGEKPYKCTQCGKSFNHSGSLTQHQRVHTGEKPYKCSECGKGFYHSGRLREHQTVHTGEKPHQCTQCGKSFSRTGILKIHEKSHTGEKPFHCSVCQKSFTREVTLKVHERVHTGEKPFHCSTCGKRFIGKLNLNRHMRVHSGEKSFLCTQCGKCLSNSKTLKEHQRIHTGEKPYHCSQCGKHFRFAGDLQKHQRSHSKEKPYHCSVCQKSFSQQRNLKTHQRIHIGWKLASTLNVIVKEEEGERKINEGERKVQEGISVVDSSTSTIPGRKIYPCPQCGKSYSSSSNLKTHQLLHTGEKPFHCSVCGKSFRKKVTLQRHEKVHEKETIKERPFHCSVCGSSFVEKASLKRHEKIHSKEKPYHCSQCGKNFKVADALKKHERLHNKVKPPFSLNVVIKDEGEEIEFKEELDLEQYKTEVKEEGT, encoded by the exons ATGAGCTCACAGCAATACCGCGCAATTGCTTTAAAACAGGCCTGGACGGAGGGAGAAGCTTTCGTGAAAGAGAAGGAACGTAGGATTGTCACTGTTAAAAAGGAAGTAGACGGGGAGACTTTAAGAGTAATAAAGAGAGAGGATGCTCCTTTAAAAGAAGAGGATTCCTTTGGAGtgaaagaggaggatgaggagataACTGTCACTTTAAAGGAAGAGGAACTGACAAAAGATCCTACTAACTACA TGAAAGAGGAGGACATTAATGTTACGGTTAGAGAAGAGGAAGACGTATTTGGAGtgaaggaggaaggagagattaCTGTCACATTGGAAGAAGATGACCAGGAGGACATTG TAACAGCGGAGGAGGACATTAATGTCACAGTTAGAGAAGAGGAAGACGTATTTGGAGtgaaggaggaaggagagattaCTGTCACATTGGAAGACGATGACCAGGACATTG AAAACCGCTCAAAACCAGGCTCATACAATGGACCCAGTTTTACAGCATCAACAAACAGTAAACAAGGCAGACCAAAGCCCTGCTGTACTAAAAACGTCCTCAAATCAAACAAactaatcaaacaaacaaagctTTACCCCTGCTCCCGTTGTAATAAGAGCTTCAGTCAATCAGTAGAACTGAGGAGTCATCAGAGGTCACACTGTGGAGAGAAGCCCTACAAATGCTCTCAATGTGGGGAAGGATTCACTCAGCTAGGAAGCCTGAATCGTCATCAAAGAATACATACAGGGGAGAAGCCTTACAAATGTACCCAGTGTGGAAAGAGCTTTAATCATTCAGGAAGCCTTACACAACATCAAAGAGTACATACAGGCGAGAAGCCTTACAAATGCTCAGAGTGTGGAAAGGGCTTTTATCATTCAGGAAGACTTCGAGAACATCAAACAGTGCATACAGGAGAAAAGCCTCACCAATGTACCcaatgtgggaagagtttcagtCGGACTGGAATTCTTAAGATTCATGAAAAatctcacacaggagagaaacctttcCACTGCTCTGTCTGTCAGAAGAGTTTTACAAGAGAAGTAACTCTAAAGGTTCATGAAAGAGtccacactggagagaaaccattcCATTGCTCCACATGTGGCAAGCGTTTCATTGGTAAACTAAACCTTAATAGACATATGAGAGTACATAGTGGGGAGAAGTCTTTTCTCTGCACACAGTGTGGAAAGTGCCTGAGTAATTCAAAAACGCTTAAGGAACATCAGAGGATACATACAGGGGAGAAACCATACCACTGCTCTCAGTGTGGAAAACATTTCCGTTTTGCAGGTGACCTACAGAAACATCAGCGATCACATAGTAAGGAAAAGCCTTACCACTGTTCTGTATGTCAGAAAAGTTTCTCTCAGCAACGAAACCTAAAGACTCATCAGCGGATACATATTGGATGGAAACTTGCCAGTACTCTCAATGTAATTGTTAAAGAGGAAGAGGGTGAGAGGAAAATCaatgagggggagagaaaagtTCAGGAGGGCATTAGTGTAGTTGACTCAAGTACATCAACGATACCTGGTCGTAAGATTTACCCATGCCCTCAATGTGGGAAGAGTTATAGTTCCTCTAGTAATTTAAAGACTCATCAATTACtacacactggagaaaaaccTTTCCACTGCTCTGTGTGTGGGAAAAGTTTCAGAAAGAAAGTAACTCTTCAGAGACATGAGAAAGTACATGAGAAAGAGACAATTAAAGAAAGACCTTTCCACTGCTCTGTATGTGGAAGCAGTTTTGTTGAGAAAGCATCCCTTAAGAGACATGAGAAAATAcatagtaaagaaaaacctTACCACTGCTCCCAATGTGGAAAGAATTTCAAAGTGGCAGATGCCCTAAAGAAACATGAGAGATTACACAACAAAGTGAAACCTCCCTTTTCCTTAAATGTGGTTATCAAGGATGAGGGAGAAGAGATTGAATTTAAGGAAGAATTAGATTTGGAGCAATATAAGACAGAAGTAAAGGAAGAGGGAACATAA